In the genome of Fervidobacterium nodosum Rt17-B1, the window AACCTTGGGTCGAATACATCTCTGAGAGCGTCGCCAACGAGGTTCCACGCAAGAACAAATAACACCATAGCCATACCTGGATAAAAGACTGCATACCAGTATGAGAATGTTGAACCACTTGTACCAAGTATCCAGTTACGTGTGAAGTTAAGCATTGAACCCCAGTCAGCGTACCCAAGTGGAGCACCTAAGCCTAAGAATGATAAACCAGCAGCGGTTATAACAAGCGAACCCATACGCATTGATGCTTGAATCAAGACTGGGAAAATTGTATTTGGCAATATGTGTCTAATAATTATAAAGAAATCTTTTACTCCAAGTGCTTTTGCAGCCAAGACAAATTGTTCTTCTTTAACTTGTAAAATATTTGCCCTTATAAGCCTTGCAGCACCCATCCAACCAAAAACGGTCATTGCAATCATAACTTTATCCAGACCGTTACCAAGGATAGTTGTTAAAACCATTGCGGCAAGCAAAAATGGAATAGACATGAACACATCTGTAATCCTCATTAAAATTTCGTCTATCCAGCCACCATAATACCCAGATATTGCCCCGATTATTATACCAAATAGTGTAGAAATAATTGTAACCGTAAGCCCGATGTAAAATGCTGTTCTTGTACCCCAAACAACACCGTAGAATATATCTCTACCTTGGATCATACCAAATGGATGCTCTGCCGATGGAGGAACTGGCTCAGAACTCCAAGTTATAATAGGCATAATGTAAGGATTATCTAATTTCATTGGATTACCATTTTCATCTAACATCATTGGGTTAACTGGTTTAGCTATAACAGGTGCAAGAATAGCAATGATTATAAAGAATATTAACAGAGAAAATCCCAATACTGCAGAAGGATTTCTAAAAATCTTACGCATTACACGTTTAAATTCTGTATTTTGCTTTTTATTTTCACTCATCTTTTGGCACCTCCTTAACCAAGTCTGACTCTTGGGTCAAATACTGCGTATAAGATATCTATAATGAGGTTACCAAGTACAAGTAACGTTGAATAGAACAGAGTTGTTCCCAGAACAGTTGCATAATCAAGTGCAACAGCCGCTTCTGCCGCCAATCTTCCTATACCTGTTCGGTTGAATATAACCTCGATTATAACTGTACCAGAAAGTAAACCGATAACCATTGCACCCGCAACTGTAACTACCGGAATCATAGCATTTCGCTTTGCATGTTTGTGGATAACATCTTTTTCGGGAACACCTTTTGCACGAGCAGTTCTGACGTATTCTTTTGAAAGAACTTCGAGCATACTTGATCTTGTAATTCTAAGTAAGTATGCCCACCACAAGAATGAAAGTGTTAGAACAGGTCCAATTATATGCCTTAATGCGTCCCAAAATACATCAAGTCTACCATTTATGAGTGCATCGATAGTCAAAAGATGAGTTGCCTTAATAAACGATGATGATTTAACTACTTCTTCAGCCCATTGTGAAAGATTTCCCGGAGGGAACCAACCGAGCACTGAATAAAAGACCATTAGTACGAGAAGGCCAAAGACAAAGTCTGGGAAAGACCAACCAATTATAGCAACAATTCTTATAAAGTGGTCTAAGAATTTATCCCTTTTAACTGCAGCCATTACTCCAAGCCATATACCAACTCCAACAACTGGGAAGAGAGCGTACAAAGCAAGCTCAAATGTATATGGGAACCTACTCCAAATAGCTTTTAATACAGGTTCTTTACCAACCTGTGACCAACCTAAATCTCCTTTTAAAGCGTTCAAAAGCCATTTTCCATATCTTTCTACAAATGGCTTGTTCAAACCGTACTTTTCTTTTAAAGCGTCAAGCTCCGCGTTTGAAAGTTTATCAAACACGTTTGGGTTTACGTATGAAGCAAGAAGTTTATCTGGACCCAAAATCTGGAACAAACTAAATATAATCAGTGAGACTCCTAAGACTATGAGTGGTAACAAAAGTAGCCTTCTGATGATAAATGTTGTCAACTACCTCCACCTCCTGTGATAATCTAAAAAATAAAAAATTAAATTCGAAATACTGTTAATTTAAGAATATGTCCAAATTTATATGTTGGTTACAGAAAAATAGAAATCTTATACATCCTAGAAAGAATTATAACAC includes:
- a CDS encoding ABC transporter permease, which codes for MSENKKQNTEFKRVMRKIFRNPSAVLGFSLLIFFIIIAILAPVIAKPVNPMMLDENGNPMKLDNPYIMPIITWSSEPVPPSAEHPFGMIQGRDIFYGVVWGTRTAFYIGLTVTIISTLFGIIIGAISGYYGGWIDEILMRITDVFMSIPFLLAAMVLTTILGNGLDKVMIAMTVFGWMGAARLIRANILQVKEEQFVLAAKALGVKDFFIIIRHILPNTIFPVLIQASMRMGSLVITAAGLSFLGLGAPLGYADWGSMLNFTRNWILGTSGSTFSYWYAVFYPGMAMVLFVLAWNLVGDALRDVFDPRLK
- a CDS encoding ABC transporter permease, which translates into the protein MTTFIIRRLLLLPLIVLGVSLIIFSLFQILGPDKLLASYVNPNVFDKLSNAELDALKEKYGLNKPFVERYGKWLLNALKGDLGWSQVGKEPVLKAIWSRFPYTFELALYALFPVVGVGIWLGVMAAVKRDKFLDHFIRIVAIIGWSFPDFVFGLLVLMVFYSVLGWFPPGNLSQWAEEVVKSSSFIKATHLLTIDALINGRLDVFWDALRHIIGPVLTLSFLWWAYLLRITRSSMLEVLSKEYVRTARAKGVPEKDVIHKHAKRNAMIPVVTVAGAMVIGLLSGTVIIEVIFNRTGIGRLAAEAAVALDYATVLGTTLFYSTLLVLGNLIIDILYAVFDPRVRLG